The region AGTTAATGTtagcaatttttattaaatattatgtTGAAAGTAAAATATATTGGAGCTGCCTGCGATTCAATCTTCAACGTTTATTATCATCGGTgtatttgcatataaatcCGATTGACATTTAACCCCCGAGATATTTAATCAATATAATATCAGCTAATTGTTGATCGTTATTTTGTATCTTAGACAATAGGTGGATTAGCTGTGCGTacaaaaattatctttttccaaatttatgcGCAAAATTAAATGTGTGACGATCGGCAAAGTCAATGTACTAAAAGAATCACCCTGATTTCAGCTGACAGATTTCTTTATCTTAATCTTAAAACCCGCAAACATATTacgattaaatctgttacttcatttttttaagccATATTCTAGTGTTTGACTAAATCTTCTTtagtttttctatttgattcAGTTGATTAAATGTGTCTGCTTCAATCCTCGtagaatttctaaaaatttctggaaaaagcACACTATAACACAAGATATTGTATCATTTATGTAATAATAAGCGTATCTAATGAGCATTTCTAAATACAATTCATTTATGAAGTTAAatattaaaccaaaaaattgttaaaaattagagaatctcatcaaaattaatttcttttcagCTTCTGTGTTTCatgtaaaacttttttccattcaaaaaaatgatataAGGTCAATGGAAGCACACCACacgttataaatatttatttcactttcgCTATTAactatttattatttaatttgaagaaacaaagaaaataattctctCATCTAATCAGATAAACCGCACAAAAATACTTCTATGTACCTGTTCATctctttaaaattaaaaaagaaacgagGAAGAAAGTGAAAAAACCGACACCTTTATCAATGTAGTACTAGTACTCGTACGAATCACGTGCAGGGTATTCATTTCGAATTGATCAGATCAGATACAATTAAGTTGCAAATTTTGAATGGGTCGTAGAATACACTGCTACTTGTTGAGGAAAttggggataaaaagatggaAAGTGGAGTTTTTGTATGAAtgttgttgatccgaggcgtagctgagatcaataaacaaatgaaaacggaactttttatttttattccgtGTTATGTGATctgtcgaaagtagtgcttcaaacatgaaaaataaggttttcgacgcatgtaacATGTAAAAGCATGGTTCTTCAATTCGGTTAAAATCTTCctctaaataaaattatctaaGAAGAAACTCCAACGCAACAATTTCCACTACAAAgtcaacattttccaatttttcgtaTAGTGAGTATGAGTAAGTGTTTGACCCGTGCcggtagaaaaaaaaacttaattagGAATGGTATACATCTTACGTGTGTGCTAATTGCTTTATAACTTTTGCACGATATGATGATGAGAATACAATATTgaatttgaacataaaaatctCACTTATGGTAACCGCATTCATTGATTGATGGGTAGACTTGAGATccgaaaaaaaagtcattttatTAAGCCATAAATAAGCTAGACGATGACGACCCCCGGGTAATATCACggacattttcattgattaattttttggaatatCAGACGTGTATGCTGTCGATTTTTTCATCCAACTTCGTGTTGAATTGCGTTGAGGCCACAGGTATTATTATGATTGAAGTTTAATTTAAGTTAATTTGGACACTTGATTTTTTATTGCCAGGCTGCCATTGGCCCGGTATGTAACAACAATTGAAACATggtaattccgaaaaattcgatttcttGATTCcttcattttactttctttcaaattctTAATTAAAGACATGATTTGGTTCTacttctctcaatttttttcaccaaACCTTCAGAATCATGACTTAATAATGTGGTAATCGTTAAGCTATCTGTTACCAGCATCTCTATCAGGTGTGACTTTATTTATAGACTGTTTTATTTTAAGCAAATGAAGAAAGAGACTTTACatgtcgaaagtggcttattacctagagaaaacaagaaatttggtttaggtttcaaaagcatgtaatagtattttacatgactagggataaaaagatgaaaagtatagttttcgtgtgaattttgttggtccgaggcgaagccgaggtcaataaacacacgaaaacgagacttttcactttttctcccgagttatgtaatggattttacatgctaagggcgtcgaaagaagtgcttgaaacatgaaaagtacggttttcgacgcatgtaaaaataattacaTAAGTCGAGATAAAAGGTGcaaagtctcgttttcatgtgttcatgtgcttcgcctcggatcaacaaaatttacacaaaaactctacttttcaactttttatcattttgtctGTAAATAACTACTAAATTAATCTGTTGAGATTAAAGAGTCGATGATTGCACTGGTGATATACTTGCCACATAAAGGTACTATTTTTGGAACAGAACCAATTTTTAGGAAAGACCGAAAAACTGTATCATTCCCTACAAATTATACcctttcaaattaaaatattaaaacgaGAATTTAAGAAAGCGAACACTTCTAGGGAAgtgtaaaaatgatttcaatcaATCGCTAGAAATTCTTGTATATATATAATCGTATTATGCatgaaaagaaacgaaattccGCCTCTGAAACAAGTTCACCGAACGCACACTTCTACAAGACCATAATTCACTGATCAATAAATGTTTCTATTCAATTTGTTGCATAACTTCTCTTCCGACTAGACGAGACAGCCGATTCTAAAATAATTacagaagaaaataaaattcaccattaaatccatttcttTTTCCATTCATCATCATTATGCTATTAtggttgaatagaaaaaaaatatacaacaaaaaaatacgaGAAAAGCAATCAATATTACGTTACGCTGCACGAGATTCAATTTGAGATGTTAAGATTTTCAAACCATTCCAACgaagaaattcacaaaaatgttaaacgtTTGTAAATCAGAAACAAACAACTGCCTgtcttcaaatttatttgagaataattttttttttgcttcatcttttttgatttttcgtttcattattCTTGAACATTACTCTCGACATCactacaaaataataataaaaaaaactgtggcATCATGACCATTCACACTGGGATATTTATGGTGATGTTATGCGATGTTTCTAAGCATACAACATACCTTGGTATATGTACATCACTCTATCAGTTCAGATaaaaatggaatggaatgCTCATTGGGAATTGTTTAAGTAATAAATGCAAGAAACAAGTACAATTAAAGAAGACAATCACTTTGTCATTATTTcgttattattgaaaatttacaactttttgtcTCATCGTTAATATACAATGTTGGTATTGTTAATTTGTGCTTTTTGACTTAGATATTATTGTGGATATGTAGGTGAATAGTTTAGGATCGAGCGCACCAATTACCATAGCTAACTCTTTTCCGATTTTGGAATAATCAAATCAATCATCATCAACGCGCAGCTCACCCCCCAATTTCTTCttccaataaaaaatgtagaaagCTCATTCGTTCCGACTATTCAATAGGAAACACGACACATTCCTTGTCCACAAGTATTTCGAATTCAGCTATGAAATCTGTTGAACCAATGAGATGTCGAGCTTCTTTTACGACTATGACCAACGCACTCCAAAACAGGCATAAGAACAGATTTAAAATAAGAGGCATACTCGCTGCAGtagtcagatttttttttatataaatttagttttttgtgtTGGTAATACCACTGCCAAACGATCAAAAATAAAAGGCTTTTCGACCGTTAAAAATTGTCTATTACTATACaagggaaggaatttgatatttcgtatccaaaTGAGTAAAAGACACCGAGGGAAAAACAGGCACACGAACAGATTTAAAATAAGAGGCCTACTCGCTGCAGtagtcagaattttttttatataaatttagttttttatgttggtataataccagttccaaatgacgaaaataAGAGGCTTTTCGACcgttaaaaattgtttattactatacaagggaaggaatttgatatttcgtatccagatgagtaaaagtgtccgAGGGCTTACTCATCGtaatacgaaatatcaaattatttcccgattgtagtatgacgttttcctttacgaaggagggaaagacttttcccTAGGGATGAAAAGCCCATTTTCCCTACCTagtaaagaaaaatatgttcttgtgcctgttcttggagtgcgttacCCTGATTGTATTGTAACCGTTCAAAATTCGTTAATCtaattttggatgaatttggaaaagtagatgacaaaagaaaaatagttTGGGCTCAAGTTCtcctgaaaaaaattgagaattacAATGACTTAGTGGTGGTATTGTTTTTCAAAGAGGGTTATTCAAACATCAGACCAAGAGGCaaatattcatagaaaattatttgtcagtaaaaagaaaattcaccaaaattttacgaaagaaaatccttaaatttatagaaaatccTCAAGTAATTATCAAGAAAATCCGCAAAATCTTAGAAAGTCCattaaaaggtaaaaaaaatctttgaaaattcatcCAGAATCAGAAATGAAtcatctaaaaatattttgaaaacgataagaaaatccttgaaatcCTCAAAAATCGACGAAATACAATGTGTGCTCGTTAAACTCGTTAACTATTTTCCTCGGCCCTACACATATTTCGTGCAATAATAtcttcgaataaaaattaagacaaaataaatgaatagaAATAGAAACATCTTAAATACACAATTATACGAGTGTAGCACCACACATAacttttaagttttatttgcaaaatatGTACAATTCACATagcattttttcagttttgagcttgagttttaatttaaaatgtggTACATTACGATCATAATGATCTGAACAGTTTTGTAACAATTGCAATCACCTTCTCGCACAGTATTGCCTGCTATACCCATCCGAAAGAAGTGCACATGCATTTTATATTGcatttaaagaagaaaaaaaactgatgatAAATGTGTACATTACGCtcacattattattattacgtATGTTTTTTATGCCTCGAATATAATCAAGTCATAAACGAATGAAACGCTGgagtaaagattttttttgaatggaattaaatatttaaacgaaTCGGTGCAATAtgaataagaagaagaagaaaaaacggtGATCTTTACATCTAATCCGTAAGCAgcaacaattaattttattcatttttatcttttctttttattgttgttgttagtTACGGTGCCTTATAGTGTAATAATAATGTTATAACGTCGAGTCGCTGTTAAAATATTCATTCCGTCATATCAGCATGATTTTACTTACCGAATTTACCGAATATTCGCATTATTatctaaaacaaaaaacaaaatctgttTCCACTTCCATACCCATACCCAACCACCTCTGTGCTGCACCATCTTCTCCAGCATAAGGGGGCGATTGGTATATTGAAGAGTATGTATTATATGCATAGCATGTTCtctcactgaaaaatatgaatgaagaaaaaaaaaactgttggaGGTTTGTATGGTTGAgcataaaatttcaatgaaattctcgtttttttttaaaaaaaaggtgcTCAATTTGGAAGTTCGACAGAGTGAACCTTCACACTCCTTTCTGAATTTGCAGAAGAGGAAAGAAAAACTATGCAGCAATTAGCCGCTGCtctttaaatctttttcgtATAAAAGCAACGGATTTATGAGTCGACTATTTATTATTTGTGCGTTCATTGTACGGTTCAAGTGTTGACGAGCCTATAGGATTTTACTTGAGACGGTTAGtggtttgaattttgaaatttatcatCTAACTAGTTCAGTGTGCGCTAGTGATTTCGTAGTTTTTAAGCGAAAGTTTCACAGAAGCTTTGAAggattattatttataaaataaaaacggcaaatctgaaaaaaaaaatgcaaaaatattttcggataGATTTTGTTTAGTGTGTGTTTTTTGTGATCATTAGTTGCAGACCAGATATGGAtaagaaaacgttttcaaGCCAATGAGtgatcaaaaaattattatttttttaaatgtaaaatttgttttctgacATCTTGGCAAACAAAGTcataaaaatgagattttttagaAGATTTCCATAAATTGGTAATACAGAAATTTCAAATGCATCGTCAAGTTCGTCGTGTGTCCATTTCCTTTTCAAAACGGATAATGGAGAACAGAGATTCTATTTCGAATTTCCCGGTGAGTATGGTAGATCATAAGGTACCATATTTACACTTTAACTGCTTTTCGTGGAGTATCgctaaaaatattcaaaaccaATGTTAGCAGAAAATGGTACCTATGATTTACGTACATACCGGTTAATTCAAAGTAAAAGAAACAAGTCCTAGATTCtgcaaaagaaaatcatcTTCAACGAcgttgattttcgtttttcaaatCACCAAAAGTATGGACTTTGAACTTCATgtcctttttaaaaaaatatcttccTTTTTCACAGACTCTATATTGTCTTATAATATCGAGTCTATCTAATCTGTTAATAAATCTgtgataaaaaaatctcttatctaaactattttaacataaatataCCATATTAGCTGAAGCTAATAACAGATCAGTGATAAAGCcgtttttgtcataaattatCATGAGCATCATtgttataaaaataatgaGGAGAGTTTTCCCGTTTCTGTAATACACACaaccattttcttttcacacTTTTCCCATGTTTAAGCAATTTTTAAAACGACCGTATCACATTATATTGTCAGTTCCTCATGCAAACGCACAATATTAATGTCACcgtaattaattgaaaattcataaaacaatGAGCCTTCATATAAACATAATGAATCTTCAATCAAATACATCTCTACCTGTGCACTGGCATGCCACACatcacaaaatatatttgctttatgttttcgaaaaatatttgtaaaaataacagaaaaatttacTTATACTTACCATTCCCACGCGTTGTGTGCTGTGAAtgttaataattttatatttttacatAAGAGTACCTTAACTGCAATCAAACAGTGAGCTTCCATACATTTTAATAACTAAATTAATTCGTACATACAGGATACAGGTCATTCCAAGCATTACTGcacaaataattgaaaattttgatatatGTAATGTCCGCGATAACGCGGTGACTGCATGAAGAATTTCGTAGGAAAATCAGTCATTCTAcctttttaaaattcaaaaccgGGGTATATTCGAGATTCGATTTTGACCTATGcacaattaataatttaaagtCAGAAATTGCTGAGTCTAAATCGCATTATTATTACCTTTCCATTTGAAAAGCTCGTAAAGTTATATGCAACGgaagaaagtgaaaatttgtgtgaatTAGGAAGTTTTCATTGGTGGTAtataatcaaatgaagtagtagattacatCCTTTTTTGgagctttttattttgtctacTTTGAGGGCTGCAGCCCGTGCCatacgcaaaaaaaagttccagacaattacgtaatttattttaccgcTCATGTTGATGAAGTTACGACTTAGTTTTTGGGAGACTTTTTCGAACAGAATCGCAAATACTTCTTGCTTTTAATTGctttttcaaaagcaaaaattcTAATTAGATAACCCTTTTCGCCAGCCGAGAATAACAAATGGTCCTACGCCAATAACATTTTCAGATTTCTTTAGTTCCCTATGTTTGAGAAAATTCATAATAAATTGGGGCAATCGAAGGAAGGTCACCaataatttgttcaaaaatgttgattgaAAGTTGTATTTGCTGATGTAAGGATAAACTGAATTAACATAGTTTTATGGGAATGTTGttgatgaaatttcaatttcgttgatgaaatttcaattttgttggaGAAATGGTCATTCAGTTTAGAGTGTTATGTAAAGAAATTAATGATAACGTTGAAATCTGCGCtagacgaacaaaaaaaaaataaggacCGTCGAGTGGTTTATATAGAAAGGTACCATCAACAATTAACAggtatcaaaaaaacgaatagAAATTATTATCGAATTGCTTTACGTAATTATTACTGAAAAAGTCAATCTTGTCCATCAACTAATTAACAATTCAAATATACATGAAATAATTCAAGGTAAATGTTTACGGAACAAAATTATAGAGAAAGATTATCTgtgcaataaatttacataatcGCTCATCTATACCATCTAATACCACACTACATTTCCACGCCATCgaccaaattaaaaaaagctCCATCACAAaagacaaaattcaattttaaaaagtctgcaaaaaaagcatttacccATAAACATCACGAAATTATACCTAAAAATAACAATATAAAAAAcagataaattaatttaaagaagaagaaaaaatattttgtctagTATATACCTACCACAATAGCAACAATAATAAAGAATATGCGGAACATCTCACCATTTAAATATCCCCATAAATTATCATCACTTTCACTATTGATAAACCGACTCGATTAGACATTAAACTTTAGCAGAAAATTTACTCCATCGGTATAACATACGCTACGGTCTATCTGTAGAAATATTCGTGTTTGATTCTCTCTTGCATTATCCATTTGACCTCAAGTAGCATCTTCAAACATTTACATAATTCATCACAATTCCATTTGCTCATAGCcgtataaaaacaaaattgtttcttccacAATGGATTGGTGCTTTACCTGTTTAAGCACACACATATTATGTAGTACAAACATGTAATATTTGTAgactaaaatgtttgtatacgATAAGGCAAAGCTACTTACGACCGCAAGACTAACGTAATAATAGCGTTATAGTGAATCAAATTATTGATTCAATTAGAGATTTCGGTGTATATAGAGATATTATTTACTGACTGTGTGTGTAGCGCATAGTAATTTTATTCAAGTTTATTGTTTTCAATATCAACCACGATGTAACAGCGatatttgtattttaatgATTTGGCTGGATATATAGCCGAATTGATTCACCTGTCGTTAACatcattaattaattcatttttttgttgacctttgaattttttatattttcagattgtttagattttttattcGTCAACAATGAGGGCAAATTTGCATTTGGtaagcaacattttctttgatgATTTTAGGTGTCAGTTTTCGACCTTACAGCATTTTGCACATctgcttcattttttttactttgataTGGTGAATCTGTAGTATGAGTCGAATCAATGACTCGCGTGGGCTAGCACCACTTCTTAgcatttgtaaatttttatagCTGCACAGCTGTCTTCTCAGATAACTTAATGTATTGATCAATCCTATTTAATTGAACTGTAATTTCCTAGGCTGCAGTTGTTGTCCTTTGCTACATTGGAACAACAATCGGAAAAGATGTTGTAAAGCGAGAAGGTTCGTTATATGACTTATTGAAAATAgcttcattttactaataTTTGAAACACTGTTCTTTAGCTCCACTACCATCTAGCAATTATTTACCGCCATCTCAACCGTCATCAAGTTACGGAGCCCCAAGTCAGGGTAGCTTCGGAGGTGGATTCGGTGGAAGCTCGTCGAGTTTCAGTGATGCTGGTCCATTGTCCAGTTACATACCGCCACCATCAGGTATCCCATCTGGAAGTTACGGTGCTCCTCCAAGTGCTCCGAGCAGGTATTGTCAATgaattattttagtttttgtttataaacatATATGtatgataaaatgaaattggacgaaaatgtgtttaaacttttgttttctgtAGACCAAGCTCCAGCTATGGTCCTCCCAGTCCACCATCGCAATCATATGGGCCACCACCAAGCAGGTAATAGTAGcatgacaaaatgaaaaaggacgaaaatattttaaaagttttgttttcggTAGACCAAGCTCAAATTATGGTCCTCCCAGTCCACCATCGCAATCATATGGGCCACCACCAAGCAGGTAATAGTAGcatgacaaaatgaaaaaggacgaaaatattttaaaagttttgttttcggTAGACCAAGCTCCAACTATGGACCTCCCAGTCCACCATCGCAATCATACGGGCCACCACCAAGCAGGTAATAGTTgaatgacaaaatgaaaaaggacaaaaatattttcaaagttttgatttCATCAGACCAAGCTCAAGCTATGGACCACCACCCAGTCGACCTTCTCAATCGTATGGCCCACCACCAAGCAGGTAACAATTTCATGCCAAAATGAAACGGGAACACAtggtttaaaatttttattttcgttagaCCAAGCTCAAACTATGGTCCTCCTAGTCCACCTTCGCAATCGTATGGACCACCACCAAGCAGGTAACAATTGCATGATAAAATAAAACGGGTCGAAAATGGttttaaacttttgttttctaTAGACCAAGCTCCAGCTATGGACCACCACCCAGTCGACCTTCTCAATCGTACGGAGCACCACCAAGCAGGTAACAATTgcatgtaaaaatgaaaagggaacaaaaaggttttttaatttttgttttcgttagaCCAAGCTCAAACTATGGTCCTCCCAGTCCACCTTCGCAATCGTATGGACCACCACCAAGCAGGTAATAATTGCATGACAAAATGAAAcagaacgaaaatatttttcaactttcattTCCTTGTTGTCTTTAGACCAAGCTCTAGCTATGGACCACCACCCAGCCAACCTTCTCAATCGTACGGACCACCACCAAGCAGGTAATGATTGCACGACAAAATGAAACGGGTCGACAATGTTTTTAAACGTTTGTTTTCTTTAGACCAAGCTCTAGCTATGGACCACCACCCAGTCAACCTTCTCAATCTTACGGACCACCACCAAGCAGGTAACGATTGCACGACAAAATGAAACGGGTCGACAATGTTTTTAAACGTTTGTTTTCTTTAGACCAAGCTCTAGCTATGGACCACCACCCAGTCAACCTTCTCAATCTTACGGACCACCACCAAGCAGGTAATTATTGCATGACAGAATGAAACAGgatgaaacgtttttttaaatttggctTTCTTGTTTTCTTTAGACCAAGCTCCAACTATGGTCCACCTAGTCCACCTTCGCAATCGTATGGTCCTCCACCAAGCAGGTAAGGATTGCATGATAGAAGGAAACAggacgaaaatgtttttaaacttttattttcttattttttcccACAGTCCACCTTCGCAATCGTATGGACCACCGCCAAGCAGGTAAGCCAGAGTGTTCAAATAGGAAATAGATGAAGGTGGAGCACGAAgattaattcaattgaataaGGAAGATTTTACGTAACATAAGAGTTGAGTGAAGTACGTAACTTCTCAAAGTGAAGTATCGTAACTTCTTACGTACTAACGTTTTCCTCAAGTACTTTTCTGCTATAAGACGAAAAGGAGATTGGTCATGATTTCAGATATGAGGATATCGAGTTTTGTaccagacaaaaaaaaatatttttctttagtAGTAAGACGTTACGTAAGAATTTACGAACTTTAACTTTATGTAAAACAACCTTAATTTTCGTAGGATCCAATTTTGTGctctattgaaattgaattaagaTAAAAATTCACGGTTCGACATGTCAAAACGCTCATAATTCTGCTAATTTCGTAGAAAGGTTATTGTTCCCGAAATGCTAAACTATTCCCACATGATGAAGTGTTCCAAGAAACAGAAACAAGCGAGTCGATTTTTCGTCGAACCGGGATTTGAAAGAAaccttttatgaaaaaaaaaaatattaacaaaaaaaatttataaaaatcgtAGACCAAGCTCCAATTACGGACCACCTCAACAAAGCTTCAGTCCTCCATCAACCAGTTATGGCGTTCCTGCTGCTCCATTACCAGTAGCACCATCATCAAGTTACGGAGCTCCATCTTCAGGAGGATTCAGCAGTGGTTCAAGTGGATTCGGCTCAAGTGGTTCGGGAGGTTACAGTTCGGGACCATCAGTTCCAGCGACAATTCAACAAAACTACGATTCTAACGGAGGATATCAGTACTAAATGAACCGGTAATCGGATACATTTAGTTTTGAATACTGACAAGATATGCGAAAACGATGTTACTTTGGACATCAGGTAGATGTAACGTGTGCCTTattgataaaagaaaaacagcaAACTATCCCTATTTGAGAATCCTTTtgaaaaatatcgattttttgtataaattatttaactttCCCTTTTTTACGTTAgtaatttctgttttataGCTCTAAGTGTCGTGTATAGTCGTCgtgtttatttataaattatagTCTTAAATTATGTACATTTATCTTCTTCAGAAAAAAACCATCAAAATAGACACCTTAATATCTACAATAACTACTAAGAAAAAGATGTAACTGATCTCCTCGActtgtataaaaaaaacttttacattAACTCTTGTATAGCTTTTGGATCTGTGTAGAAAAATATGTGATTGGAAAAGTTGCATTTTCGTTAATAAAACCAACCTTTTACAATTCCTCAAATCGATTTGGTTTCTCTTCTTCTCTGATGCATGGGTGTTAAGGAATAACACACAACATTATCAAGAAATGACACAATACAGTATATTATTTAGAGCTGCAGTAGTAGTGTGATGTATGGTGTGTGTGATGCCCGATTTTTGGCTTCAAGCTTCAGGCAGGGCATATTTTAAAGAGAATTGAATTccccaaaaattctttaaaatgcTCGAAAATATGGTTAAGAaatatcaattaaaattaattgacttGCTTACCGAAAACACATAAGATATAAGAATTAAcaggccttagaagtgaataagtaaaaaaaaacgttcacaaaattaaggaatttaattccattaaaataggccctgacttCAAGTGACAATGACTTGAAATATCAGCAATGTAAGTTTAAACAACAATCCAGTATGAAATTCACCATGTCCGTCAATTCT is a window of Bradysia coprophila strain Holo2 unplaced genomic scaffold, BU_Bcop_v1 contig_350, whole genome shotgun sequence DNA encoding:
- the LOC119080729 gene encoding basic salivary proline-rich protein 3-like isoform X17, which codes for MRANLHLAAVVVLCYIGTTIGKDVVKREAPLPSSNYLPPSQPSSSYGAPSQGSFGGGFGGSSSSFSDAGPLSSYIPPPSGIPSGSYGAPPSAPSRPSSSYGPPSPPSQSYGPPPSRPSSNYGPPSPPSQSYGPPPSRPSSSYGPPPSRPSQSYGAPPSRPSSNYGPPSPPSQSYGPPPSRPSSSYGPPPSQPSQSYGPPPSRPSSSYGPPPSQPSQSYGPPPSRPSSSYGPPPSQPSQSYGPPPSRPSSNYGPPSPPSQSYGPPPSSPPSQSYGPPPSRPSSNYGPPQQSFSPPSTSYGVPAAPLPVAPSSSYGAPSSGGFSSGSSGFGSSGSGGYSSGPSVPATIQQNYDSNGGYQY
- the LOC119080729 gene encoding leucine-rich repeat extensin-like protein 5 isoform X8, which encodes MRANLHLAAVVVLCYIGTTIGKDVVKREAPLPSSNYLPPSQPSSSYGAPSQGSFGGGFGGSSSSFSDAGPLSSYIPPPSGIPSGSYGAPPSAPSRPSSSYGPPSPPSQSYGPPPSRPSSSYGPPPSRPSQSYGPPPSRPSSNYGPPSPPSQSYGPPPSRPSSSYGPPPSRPSQSYGAPPSRPSSNYGPPSPPSQSYGPPPSRPSSSYGPPPSQPSQSYGPPPSRPSSSYGPPPSQPSQSYGPPPSRPSSSYGPPPSQPSQSYGPPPSRPSSNYGPPSPPSQSYGPPPSSPPSQSYGPPPSRPSSNYGPPQQSFSPPSTSYGVPAAPLPVAPSSSYGAPSSGGFSSGSSGFGSSGSGGYSSGPSVPATIQQNYDSNGGYQY
- the LOC119080729 gene encoding basic salivary proline-rich protein 2-like isoform X21, producing MRANLHLAAVVVLCYIGTTIGKDVVKREAPLPSSNYLPPSQPSSSYGAPSQGSFGGGFGGSSSSFSDAGPLSSYIPPPSGIPSGSYGAPPSAPSRPSSSYGPPSPPSQSYGPPPSRPSSNYGPPSPPSQSYGPPPSRPSSNYGPPSPPSQSYGPPPSRPSSSYGPPPSRPSQSYGPPPSRPSSNYGPPSPPSQSYGPPPSRPSSSYGPPPSRPSQSYGAPPSRPSSNYGPPSPPSQSYGPPPSRPSSSYGPPPSQPSQSYGPPPSSPPSQSYGPPPSRPSSNYGPPQQSFSPPSTSYGVPAAPLPVAPSSSYGAPSSGGFSSGSSGFGSSGSGGYSSGPSVPATIQQNYDSNGGYQY
- the LOC119080729 gene encoding basic salivary proline-rich protein 3-like isoform X16 — its product is MRANLHLAAVVVLCYIGTTIGKDVVKREAPLPSSNYLPPSQPSSSYGAPSQGSFGGGFGGSSSSFSDAGPLSSYIPPPSGIPSGSYGAPPSAPSRPSSSYGPPSPPSQSYGPPPSRPSSSYGPPPSRPSQSYGPPPSRPSSSYGPPPSRPSQSYGAPPSRPSSNYGPPSPPSQSYGPPPSRPSSSYGPPPSQPSQSYGPPPSRPSSSYGPPPSQPSQSYGPPPSRPSSSYGPPPSQPSQSYGPPPSRPSSNYGPPSPPSQSYGPPPSSPPSQSYGPPPSRPSSNYGPPQQSFSPPSTSYGVPAAPLPVAPSSSYGAPSSGGFSSGSSGFGSSGSGGYSSGPSVPATIQQNYDSNGGYQY
- the LOC119080729 gene encoding basic salivary proline-rich protein 3-like isoform X5, whose product is MRANLHLAAVVVLCYIGTTIGKDVVKREAPLPSSNYLPPSQPSSSYGAPSQGSFGGGFGGSSSSFSDAGPLSSYIPPPSGIPSGSYGAPPSAPSRPSSSYGPPSPPSQSYGPPPSRPSSNYGPPSPPSQSYGPPPSRPSSNYGPPSPPSQSYGPPPSRPSSSYGPPPSRPSQSYGPPPSRPSSNYGPPSPPSQSYGPPPSRPSSSYGPPPSRPSQSYGAPPSRPSSNYGPPSPPSQSYGPPPSRPSSSYGPPPSQPSQSYGPPPSRPSSSYGPPPSQPSQSYGPPPSRPSSSYGPPPSQPSQSYGPPPSSPPSQSYGPPPSRPSSNYGPPQQSFSPPSTSYGVPAAPLPVAPSSSYGAPSSGGFSSGSSGFGSSGSGGYSSGPSVPATIQQNYDSNGGYQY
- the LOC119080729 gene encoding extensin-like isoform X19, translated to MRANLHLAAVVVLCYIGTTIGKDVVKREAPLPSSNYLPPSQPSSSYGAPSQGSFGGGFGGSSSSFSDAGPLSSYIPPPSGIPSGSYGAPPSAPSRPSSSYGPPSPPSQSYGPPPSRPSSNYGPPSPPSQSYGPPPSRPSSNYGPPSPPSQSYGPPPSRPSSNYGPPSPPSQSYGPPPSRPSSSYGPPPSQPSQSYGPPPSRPSSSYGPPPSQPSQSYGPPPSRPSSSYGPPPSQPSQSYGPPPSRPSSNYGPPSPPSQSYGPPPSSPPSQSYGPPPSRPSSNYGPPQQSFSPPSTSYGVPAAPLPVAPSSSYGAPSSGGFSSGSSGFGSSGSGGYSSGPSVPATIQQNYDSNGGYQY